A portion of the Cygnus olor isolate bCygOlo1 chromosome 15, bCygOlo1.pri.v2, whole genome shotgun sequence genome contains these proteins:
- the LOC121078341 gene encoding UPF0488 protein C8orf33 homolog produces MSSDNNFRFDFTLPETDPEATGAPLEAVPGVGGAEQIQTNVRATERENWSGALRFVASGHEPKFAFNFAIPDEDCPPVPLVPASQHAEGTADHEVLGSALPTESAEVLQVTALQKPELAQTAGSPPKEDKSHPTLKIPKPESAPGDKTVMEKSTSDGATQKKKKKKKQKPSVSKKETEETEVIRKTKTEANGCQNKDASHQDETLQQSDDQLWKEVDWCVEQLELGLKTQKSTPKQAEEALRAIKTLRNDKAPLVKKRQVMRTLFGDYRKKMEEERCKQLKLMQAAAKSARIMEVNESIRNKNCQVIRKRSGVCRKSQDSAGSPSESPGTLNTGSFRFTTSQEEFRFNFF; encoded by the exons ATGTCATCTGACAACAACTTCCGATTTGATTTTACACTTCCTGAGACAGATCCAGAAGCAACTGGTGCACCTTTGGAAGCAGTCCCTGGTgttggtggtgctgagcagatACAAACCAATGTGAGAGCCACTGAGCGGGAGAACTGGAGTGGGGCTCTGCGTTTTGTTGCCTCTGGGCATGAACCCAAATTTGCCTTCAACTTTGCCATCCCAGATGAAGACTGTCCTCCGGTCCCATTAGTTCCAGCAAGCCAACATGCAGAGGGTACGGCAGATCATGAAGTGCTGGGTAGTGCATTGCCTACTGAATCAGCGGAGGTGCTGCAGGTTACAGCCTTGCAGAAGCCTGAGTTGGCTCAAACTGCAGGTAGTCCACCCAAAGAGGACAAAAGCCACCCCACATTGAAGATCCCCAAACCAGAGAGTGCTCCTGGAGATAAAACAGTGATGGAGAAATCAACATCAGATGGAGCtacacagaagaagaaaaagaagaagaaacaaaaaccttctgtcagtaaaaaggagacagaagaaaCTGAGGTCATCAGGAAGACGAAGACAGAAGCTAATGGATGCCAGAATAAAGATGCATCCCACCAGGATGAGACTTTGCAG CAGTCAGACGACCAGCTGTGGAAGGAGGTGGACTGGTGTGTGGAGCAACTGGAGCTTGGCCTGAAGACACAGAAATCCACTCCAAAGCAAG CCGAGGAGGCTCTCCGTGCAATCAAGACACTGCGCAATGACAAGGCTCCACTGGTGAAGAAGCGTCAAGTCATGAGAACCCTTTTTGGAGACTACAGGAAGAAGATGGAGGAGGAGCGGTGCAAACAGCTGAAGCTCATGCAAGCAG CTGCAAAATCTGCCAGGATCATGGAAGTGAATGAAAGCATCCGCAACAAGAACTGCCAGGTCATCAGGAAGCGCTCTGGAGTGTGTAGGAAAAGCCAAGATTCAGCAGGATCCCCTTCAGAGTCACCCGGGACACTTAATACTGGCTCATTCAGATTCACAACTTCCCAAGAAGAGTTTCgctttaatttcttctaa